One Mustelus asterias chromosome 27, sMusAst1.hap1.1, whole genome shotgun sequence DNA segment encodes these proteins:
- the LOC144479906 gene encoding glucose-6-phosphate exchanger SLC37A4-like isoform X1: MASYGYYRTSIFTAMFVGYTLYYFNRKTFSFVMPSVMEEVTLEKDDLGLITSSQSLAYAISKFISGVLSDQISARLLFCFGLFLVGVINIIFSWSSTVTAFVVLWFFNGLAQGFGWPPCGKILRKWFEPAQFGTWWAVLSTSMNMAGSLGPIIATTMALSYSWRVTLSLSGSIAVGMAFVCLIFIINEPMDVGLPNVEPGPKKGSKKGSAGDESTIKELLLTPYLWVLNIGYLVVFGVKTCCTDWGQLFLIQEKGQSALLGSSFMSALEVGGLLGSVAAGCLSDRAVARHGLRSHGNPRHGLLLSMMAGMAVSMYLFRVTVTAESTKETELWTLIFLPLTQITNLTEDELWILTLGAIFGFCSYGPIALFGVIANESAPSNLSGTSHAIVALMANVGGFLAGFPFSSIAKYYSWDTAFWIAEVSCAVTTVAFFLLRNIRTKMGRLPKKED, encoded by the exons ATGGCTTCTTACGGCTACTACAGGACCAGCATCTTCACAGCCATGTTTGTGGGCTACACGCTGTACTACTTCAACAGAAAGACTTTCTCGTTTGTGATGCCCTCTGTTATGGAGGAGGTGACCTTGGAAAAGGATGATTTGG GTCTGATAACCAGTAGCCAGTCGCTAGCCTACGCTATCAGCAAGTTTATCAGCGGAGTCCTGTCTGATCAGATCAGTGCTCGCTTGCTCTTCTGTTTTGGATTATTCCTGGTCGGAGTGATAAACATCATCTTCTCCTGGAGCTCCACCGTCACCGCTTTTGTTGTGCTTTGGTTCTTTAATGGATTGGCACAAGGCTTTGGGTGGCCTCCCTGCGGCAAAATACTGCGCAAG TGGTTTGAACCGGCGCAGTTCGGAACATGGTGGGCTGTTCTGTCGACCAGTATGAACATGGCAGGCAGCCTGGGCCCAATCATCGCCACGACGATGGCCCTTAGCTACAGCTGGCGGGTTACCCTCTCGCTCTCTGGTTCTATCGCAGTTGGGATGGCATTCGTATGTCTGATCTTCATAATTAATGAGCCCATGGATGTTGGGCTACCCAACGTGGAGCCAGGCCCAAAAAAGGGCAGCAAGAAAG GTTCCGCTGGTGATGAGAGTACCATCAAAGAGTTGCTGCTGACCCCGTACCTGTGGGTGCTGAACATCGGGTACCTGGTGGTGTTTGGGGTGAAGACTTGTTGCACTGACTGGGGGCAACTCTTCCTCATTCAGGAGAAGGGACAAAGTGCACTTCTag GGAGCTCATTTATGAGTGCCTTGGAGGTCGGAGGCCTGCTGGGTAGTGTTGCTGCTGGATGTCTGTCGGACAGGGCCGTCGCTCGG CACGGCCTTCGAAGTCACGGGAATCCTCGGCATGGACTTCTGCTCTCAATGATGGCAGGAATGGCTGTATCGATGTACCTCTTTAGGGTCACGGTAACTGCCGAGTCTACCAAG GAGACTGAGCTCTGGACATTAATCTTCTTGCCTCTGACTCAAATCACCAACTTGACTGAAgatgag CTATGGATTCTAACCTTGGGAGCCATTTTTGGCTTTTGTTCTTACGGGCCAATCGCATTGTTTGGAGTGATagccaatgagtctgcaccgtctAACCTTTCGGGGACATCTCATGCTATTGTGGCTTTGATGGCAAACG TGGGCGGATTCCTGGCCGGCTTCCCGTTCAGTTCGATCGCCAAATATTACAGCTGGGACACGGCGTTCTGGATAGCGGAGGTATCCTGTGCCGTCACCACGGTGGCCTTTTTCCTGCTGCGGAACATCCGGACCAAGATGGGCCGCCTTCCCAAGAAGGAAGATTGA
- the LOC144479906 gene encoding glucose-6-phosphate exchanger SLC37A4-like isoform X2 — protein sequence MASYGYYRTSIFTAMFVGYTLYYFNRKTFSFVMPSVMEEVTLEKDDLGLITSSQSLAYAISKFISGVLSDQISARLLFCFGLFLVGVINIIFSWSSTVTAFVVLWFFNGLAQGFGWPPCGKILRKWFEPAQFGTWWAVLSTSMNMAGSLGPIIATTMALSYSWRVTLSLSGSIAVGMAFVCLIFIINEPMDVGLPNVEPGPKKGSKKGSAGDESTIKELLLTPYLWVLNIGYLVVFGVKTCCTDWGQLFLIQEKGQSALLGSSFMSALEVGGLLGSVAAGCLSDRAVARHGLRSHGNPRHGLLLSMMAGMAVSMYLFRVTVTAESTKLWILTLGAIFGFCSYGPIALFGVIANESAPSNLSGTSHAIVALMANVGGFLAGFPFSSIAKYYSWDTAFWIAEVSCAVTTVAFFLLRNIRTKMGRLPKKED from the exons ATGGCTTCTTACGGCTACTACAGGACCAGCATCTTCACAGCCATGTTTGTGGGCTACACGCTGTACTACTTCAACAGAAAGACTTTCTCGTTTGTGATGCCCTCTGTTATGGAGGAGGTGACCTTGGAAAAGGATGATTTGG GTCTGATAACCAGTAGCCAGTCGCTAGCCTACGCTATCAGCAAGTTTATCAGCGGAGTCCTGTCTGATCAGATCAGTGCTCGCTTGCTCTTCTGTTTTGGATTATTCCTGGTCGGAGTGATAAACATCATCTTCTCCTGGAGCTCCACCGTCACCGCTTTTGTTGTGCTTTGGTTCTTTAATGGATTGGCACAAGGCTTTGGGTGGCCTCCCTGCGGCAAAATACTGCGCAAG TGGTTTGAACCGGCGCAGTTCGGAACATGGTGGGCTGTTCTGTCGACCAGTATGAACATGGCAGGCAGCCTGGGCCCAATCATCGCCACGACGATGGCCCTTAGCTACAGCTGGCGGGTTACCCTCTCGCTCTCTGGTTCTATCGCAGTTGGGATGGCATTCGTATGTCTGATCTTCATAATTAATGAGCCCATGGATGTTGGGCTACCCAACGTGGAGCCAGGCCCAAAAAAGGGCAGCAAGAAAG GTTCCGCTGGTGATGAGAGTACCATCAAAGAGTTGCTGCTGACCCCGTACCTGTGGGTGCTGAACATCGGGTACCTGGTGGTGTTTGGGGTGAAGACTTGTTGCACTGACTGGGGGCAACTCTTCCTCATTCAGGAGAAGGGACAAAGTGCACTTCTag GGAGCTCATTTATGAGTGCCTTGGAGGTCGGAGGCCTGCTGGGTAGTGTTGCTGCTGGATGTCTGTCGGACAGGGCCGTCGCTCGG CACGGCCTTCGAAGTCACGGGAATCCTCGGCATGGACTTCTGCTCTCAATGATGGCAGGAATGGCTGTATCGATGTACCTCTTTAGGGTCACGGTAACTGCCGAGTCTACCAAG CTATGGATTCTAACCTTGGGAGCCATTTTTGGCTTTTGTTCTTACGGGCCAATCGCATTGTTTGGAGTGATagccaatgagtctgcaccgtctAACCTTTCGGGGACATCTCATGCTATTGTGGCTTTGATGGCAAACG TGGGCGGATTCCTGGCCGGCTTCCCGTTCAGTTCGATCGCCAAATATTACAGCTGGGACACGGCGTTCTGGATAGCGGAGGTATCCTGTGCCGTCACCACGGTGGCCTTTTTCCTGCTGCGGAACATCCGGACCAAGATGGGCCGCCTTCCCAAGAAGGAAGATTGA